The Loxodonta africana isolate mLoxAfr1 chromosome 23, mLoxAfr1.hap2, whole genome shotgun sequence genome has a segment encoding these proteins:
- the LOC100668371 gene encoding small ribosomal subunit protein eS1-like, with product LIELCPFGSLSSTVAVGKNKHLTKGGKKGAKKKVVDPFSKKDWYDVKASAMFNIRNIGKTLITRTQGTKIASDGLKGRVFEVSLADLQNDEVVFRKFKLITEDVQGKNCLTNFYGMDLTRDKMCSLVKKWQTMIEAHVDVRTTDGYLLRLFCAGFTKKCNNQIRKTSYAQHQQVRQIRKKMMAIMTREVQTNDLKEAVNKLIPDSIGKDIEKACQSIYPLHDVFVRKVKMLKKPKFGLGKLMELHGEGSSSGKATGDETGAKVERADGYEPPVQESV from the coding sequence TTAATTGAGCTGTGCCCTTTTGGCTCTCTGAGCAGCACCGTGGCAGTTGGCAAGAACAAGCACCTTACAAAAGGTGGCAAAAAAGGAGCCAAGAAGAAAGTGGTTGATCCATTTTCTAAGAAAGATTGGTATGATGTGAAAGCATCGGCTATGTTCAATATAAGAAATATTGGGAAAACACTAATCACAAGAACTCAAGGAACAAAAATTGCATCTGATGGCCTCAAGGGTCGTGTTTTTGAAGTGAGCCTTGCTGACCTGCAGAATGATGAAGTTGTATTTAGAAAATTCAAGCTAATTACTGAGGATGTTCAGGGCAAAAACTGCTTGACCAACTTCTATGGCATGGACCTTACCCGTGACAAAATGTGCTCCTTGGTGAAAAAATGGCAGACCATGATTGAAGCACATGTTGATGTCAGGACTACTGATGGCTATTTGCTTCGTCTGTTCTGTGCTGGTTTTACTAAAAAATGCAACAATCAGATTCGGAAAACATCTTATGCTCAGCATCAACAAGTCCGCCAGATCCGGAAGAAAATGATGGCGATCATGACCCGAGAGGTGCAGACAAATGACTTGAAAGAAGCGGTCAATAAATTGATTCCAGACAGCATTGGGAAAGACATAGAAAAGGCTTGCCAATCTATTTATCCTCTCCATGATGTGTTTGTTAGAAaagtaaaaatgctgaagaaGCCCAAGTTTGGGTTGGGAAAACTCATGGAGCTTCATGGTGAAGGTAGTAGCTCTGGAAAAGCTACTGGAGATGAGACAGGTGCTAAAGTTGAACGAGCTGATGGCTATGAGCCACCTGTTCAAGAATCTGtttaa